One Plasmodium cynomolgi strain B DNA, chromosome 12, whole genome shotgun sequence genomic region harbors:
- a CDS encoding hypothetical protein (putative), whose translation MSSDKMSKEKLAKEKIEKGQHYEAHQLIKSLINRKLQKNQVSSCMSIIFYFSQKMAKAEQYVLLCDLMYQCCTILTEHNIKFSEEYAKKIIEIFNLCPPNSTEEKYKFMNKCIMWSTNDDEIFGYLDFHKAIAYAYFEDKKYSLAHNHFIYLEDNEILYKIFCLWQKEAYPSESNFFILRTTLCLLVLDKFEQALDLINKFEPNLDRKDVPLPIQIAYLITCSCLYRSVPLYEDVKYKYRLILNYDPDFQKYIGILDDVVFNKRKHDLFSMFQNIFG comes from the coding sequence ATGAGTAGCGACAAAATGAGCAAGGAAAAACTGGCCAAggagaaaatagaaaaaggcCAGCACTACGAAGCGCACCAACTGATAAAATCACTTATAAACAggaagctgcaaaaaaacCAAGTGAGCAGCTGCATGAGTATCATCTTCTACTTCTCGCAAAAAATGGCCAAAGCAGAACAGTACGTACTACTCTGCGATTTAATGTACCAGTGTTGCACAATTTTAACAgaacataatataaaatttagcGAAGAgtatgcgaaaaaaataatcgaaatttttaacttatGCCCCCCAAATTctacagaagaaaaatataaatttatgaacAAGTGCATCATGTGGTCTACGAATGATGATGAAATATTTGGCTACTTAGATTTCCACAAAGCCAtagcatatgcatattttgaggataaaaaatatagcttAGCTCATAATCATTTTATATACCTAGAggataatgaaatattatataaaatattttgccttTGGCAAAAAGAAGCTTACCCGAGTGaatccaattttttcattttaaggACCACACTATGTCTTCTTGTTCTGGACAAATTTGAACAAGCATTAGAtttgataaataaatttgaacCCAATTTAGATCGAAAGGATGTCCCCCTTCCTATTCAAATTGCTTATTTAATTACTTGTTCGTGCTTATACAGAAGTGTGCCTTTATATGAAGACGTCAAGTATAAGTATCGACTCATATTAAATTACGATCCcgattttcaaaaatatatcggCATACTAGATGATGTGGTGTTTAATAAGAGGAAGCACGACCTGTTTAGTATGttccaaaatatatttggCTGA